The following are encoded in a window of Sphaerisporangium siamense genomic DNA:
- a CDS encoding 4-carboxy-4-hydroxy-2-oxoadipate aldolase/oxaloacetate decarboxylase produces the protein MTAELLELGTATLFEASGLPCDLDPSLRPVWPGARVAGRALTVQAAEGDNLPLHWALEEAEPGDVLVVDAGGARFGYWGEVLAVAAQARGVAGLVIDGGVRDTARLRELGFPTFSTHIAIRGTGKRWRGTVGAPVVMRGLPVRTGDLVVADEDGIVVLPQAVVPGVLAAARERVAKEEAFMARLREGELTLDLYGMRDLPDLP, from the coding sequence ATGACCGCCGAGCTGCTGGAGCTGGGGACGGCCACCCTGTTCGAGGCCTCCGGCCTCCCCTGCGACCTCGACCCGAGCCTCCGGCCCGTCTGGCCCGGCGCCCGCGTGGCGGGCCGGGCCCTGACCGTGCAGGCCGCCGAGGGCGACAACCTGCCGCTGCACTGGGCGCTTGAGGAGGCCGAGCCGGGCGACGTGCTGGTCGTGGACGCCGGCGGCGCGCGGTTCGGGTACTGGGGCGAGGTGCTCGCCGTCGCCGCCCAGGCGCGCGGCGTGGCCGGGCTGGTCATCGACGGCGGCGTCCGCGACACCGCGCGGCTGCGCGAGCTGGGCTTCCCCACCTTCAGCACCCACATCGCCATCCGCGGCACCGGCAAGCGCTGGCGGGGCACCGTCGGCGCGCCCGTCGTGATGCGCGGCCTCCCGGTGCGCACCGGCGACCTGGTGGTGGCCGACGAGGACGGCATCGTCGTGCTGCCGCAGGCCGTCGTCCCCGGTGTGCTGGCCGCCGCGCGCGAGCGGGTGGCCAAGGAGGAGGCGTTCATGGCCCGGCTGCGCGAGGGTGAGCTCACCCTCGACCTGTACGGCATGCGCGACCTGCCGGACCTGCCATGA
- a CDS encoding RraA family protein, translating to MTLEERFAALSTATVSDALDKLGRPGSLLGIAPLGPGQSLAGRAYTVRYVPAGDPPGTVGDYLDDVPPGGVVVLDNSGRTDCTVWGDILTAVAHARGVAGTVIDGVCRDVHRALGLGYPVYSRGRFMRTGKDRVEVAEVQGPVTIGGVQVRPGDLILGDQDGVLAVPRDCEERVLEIAEQIAAREDAILRMALDGATIAEARAAHGYHNLQRKETS from the coding sequence ATGACCCTGGAGGAGCGCTTCGCCGCGCTGTCCACCGCGACCGTCTCCGACGCGCTGGACAAGCTGGGACGGCCGGGCAGCCTGCTGGGCATCGCCCCGCTCGGCCCCGGCCAGTCGCTGGCCGGCCGCGCCTACACCGTGCGCTACGTCCCGGCGGGCGACCCGCCGGGCACGGTCGGCGACTACCTCGACGACGTGCCCCCCGGCGGGGTCGTCGTGCTCGACAACTCCGGCCGCACCGACTGCACGGTCTGGGGCGACATCCTCACCGCCGTCGCGCACGCGCGCGGCGTGGCGGGGACCGTCATCGACGGCGTCTGCCGCGATGTGCACCGGGCGCTCGGCCTGGGCTATCCCGTCTACAGCCGGGGCCGGTTCATGCGCACCGGCAAGGACCGCGTCGAGGTCGCCGAGGTGCAGGGGCCGGTCACGATCGGCGGCGTGCAGGTGCGGCCGGGCGACCTGATCCTCGGTGACCAGGACGGTGTGCTCGCCGTGCCGCGCGACTGCGAGGAGCGGGTACTGGAGATCGCGGAGCAGATCGCCGCCCGCGAGGACGCCATCCTGCGCATGGCCCTGGACGGCGCGACCATCGCCGAGGCCCGCGCGGCGCACGGCTACCACAACCTCCAGCGCAAGGAGACGTCATGA
- a CDS encoding flavin reductase — protein MSLPDAFRRAAGSFASGVTVVTTSDGEHLYGITATSFVSLSLNPLLVTVSINGYSPFLNEVAATGCFAVSVLAGDQREVSQYFSTRGRGRAAGAFPGVATVTETTGAPIVADCLSWFDTRLHAILPGGDHQILIGEVVAAGSGTATPLLYWSGGYRRLDPADEGTPARVETFADALSARLHADGLTPHQLIEAQHALEPAAAELAAFRRSPEGLGALKEALDASREAVASAERFTERSVRFHAALGTASGNPAIAASLQALARSRHEHYATGTNPTATRRTLAAHQEIYDAIAAGEAVRAREAMAAHLAVVGSRLCCEEPGEGPG, from the coding sequence ATGAGCCTCCCCGACGCCTTCCGCCGCGCCGCGGGGAGCTTCGCCTCGGGCGTCACCGTGGTGACCACCAGCGACGGCGAGCACCTGTACGGCATCACGGCGACCTCGTTCGTCTCCCTGTCGCTGAACCCGCTGCTGGTCACCGTCTCGATCAACGGCTACAGCCCCTTCCTCAACGAGGTGGCCGCGACCGGGTGCTTCGCCGTCAGCGTGCTCGCCGGCGACCAGCGCGAGGTGTCCCAGTACTTCTCCACCCGCGGCCGGGGCCGGGCCGCGGGCGCCTTCCCCGGAGTGGCCACGGTCACCGAGACCACCGGGGCGCCGATCGTCGCCGACTGCCTGAGCTGGTTCGACACCCGCCTGCACGCGATCCTGCCCGGCGGCGACCACCAGATCCTCATCGGCGAGGTGGTGGCGGCCGGTTCCGGGACGGCCACGCCGCTGCTGTACTGGTCCGGCGGCTACCGGCGGCTGGACCCGGCCGACGAGGGCACCCCCGCCCGGGTCGAGACCTTCGCCGACGCCCTGTCGGCCCGCCTGCACGCCGACGGGCTGACCCCGCACCAGCTCATCGAGGCCCAGCACGCGCTGGAGCCCGCCGCGGCCGAGCTGGCCGCGTTCCGCCGTTCGCCGGAGGGGCTCGGCGCGCTGAAGGAGGCGCTCGACGCCTCACGCGAAGCGGTCGCCTCCGCCGAGCGCTTCACCGAGAGGTCGGTGCGCTTCCACGCCGCGCTCGGCACCGCCAGCGGCAACCCGGCCATCGCCGCCTCGCTCCAGGCCCTGGCCCGGTCCCGGCACGAGCACTACGCGACGGGGACCAACCCCACCGCCACCCGCCGCACCCTCGCCGCCCACCAGGAGATCTACGACGCCATCGCCGCGGGCGAGGCGGTGCGGGCGCGCGAGGCGATGGCCGCGCACCTGGCCGTCGTGGGCAGCCGGCTGTGCTGCGAGGAACCCGGCGAAGGGCCCGGATGA
- a CDS encoding DODA-type extradiol aromatic ring-opening family dioxygenase has protein sequence MATVVTAIGSSHGPQLKTPPARWAERGVADRRSSALEFRGRRYTFDELRAARPDFAAECAPEAQERRWAASQAAMDRLGAHVAAAEADVVVIVSSDHKEIYDDALLPGFAVYWGDDVAHVPFTAEQLDAMQPGLAEAALGDVPDRTITRPCHPALARHLIERAVDDGFDVAASRALPAGRYGNHGVPHGYGFIYQRVLGESSAVPMVPVFVNTFYEPNPPSARRCLQFGKALGRALVTFPGDLRVGVVASGGLSHFVIDEELDQAFLKALENGDEAFLAGLPADQMRSGTSELRNWIVVAGIAAETGLRVSGVDYQPCYRTEAGTGNAMGFVTWESTR, from the coding sequence ATGGCAACCGTTGTCACCGCGATCGGCAGCTCGCACGGCCCCCAGCTCAAGACGCCGCCCGCGCGCTGGGCCGAGCGCGGGGTCGCCGACCGCCGCAGCTCCGCCCTGGAGTTCCGGGGCCGCCGCTACACCTTCGACGAGCTGCGCGCCGCGCGGCCCGACTTCGCCGCCGAGTGCGCGCCCGAGGCCCAGGAACGGCGCTGGGCCGCGAGCCAGGCGGCGATGGACCGGCTCGGCGCGCACGTCGCCGCCGCCGAGGCCGACGTGGTCGTGATCGTCAGCAGCGACCACAAAGAGATCTACGACGACGCGCTGCTGCCCGGCTTCGCCGTCTACTGGGGAGACGACGTCGCGCACGTGCCCTTCACCGCCGAGCAGCTCGACGCCATGCAGCCGGGCCTGGCCGAGGCGGCGCTCGGCGACGTGCCGGACCGGACGATCACCCGGCCCTGCCACCCCGCGCTGGCCCGGCACCTGATCGAGCGCGCCGTGGACGACGGCTTCGACGTGGCCGCCTCGCGCGCGCTGCCCGCGGGACGCTACGGCAACCACGGCGTCCCGCACGGCTACGGCTTCATCTACCAGCGCGTCCTCGGCGAGTCCTCGGCCGTGCCGATGGTGCCGGTGTTCGTCAACACCTTCTACGAGCCGAACCCGCCGTCCGCCCGGCGCTGCCTTCAGTTCGGCAAGGCGCTCGGCCGCGCCCTGGTCACCTTCCCCGGCGACCTGCGCGTCGGCGTCGTCGCCTCCGGCGGACTGTCTCACTTCGTGATCGACGAGGAGCTCGACCAGGCGTTCCTCAAGGCCCTGGAGAACGGCGACGAGGCGTTCCTCGCCGGGCTGCCCGCCGACCAGATGCGCTCGGGCACCTCGGAGCTGCGCAACTGGATCGTCGTGGCCGGGATCGCCGCCGAGACCGGCCTGCGCGTCTCCGGCGTCGACTACCAGCCCTGCTACCGCACCGAGGCCGGCACCGGCAACGCCATGGGCTTCGTGACCTGGGAGAGCACCCGATGA
- a CDS encoding 4-hydroxyphenylacetate 3-hydroxylase family protein: MDISNALGVMTGDRYRASLNDGREVWLAGERVANVAEHPAFRGVVDEFARLFDLRVEGEANRETNTFVSPETGNLVSRSYALPRTREELRAKFAASEWWMRESFGQLGRSPDFMANVVVGLYDYHEELEREREGFGANAVNYHRYAMEHDLVLTHALGDPQIDRSASPLDDPDLALRVVEKNERGVVIRGAKQLATLAPFSHEVLVYLNAVTAMRGAEEFVLWFALPMNAKGLKILCREPLGERGNGHSHPLGLRYDEQDAMLFFDDVEIPWERLFLLENNLLAVKGLSRLNAWSMQSTHIRFHERLKLFVSVAAMLAESIGVNAFRGIQENVGELISYAETLRLGIAGAEASAVTTPGGLLAPAPSYGLGFWSADVSARVVELVRRIGASGLIMQPTEADLASPELRPFLEKYMRGHDIDVDRKARLFRVAWELVGDGFGSRQELYEYLHRGDPGAGRTRLLRTYDRSEVDARLTELISAPLHA, translated from the coding sequence ATGGACATCAGCAACGCGCTCGGCGTGATGACCGGCGACCGCTACCGCGCGAGCCTGAACGACGGGCGCGAGGTCTGGCTGGCCGGGGAGCGGGTGGCGAACGTCGCCGAGCACCCCGCCTTCCGCGGCGTGGTGGACGAGTTCGCCCGCCTCTTCGACCTGCGCGTCGAAGGGGAGGCCAACCGCGAGACCAACACCTTCGTCTCGCCGGAGACCGGCAACCTCGTCAGCCGCTCCTACGCGCTGCCGCGCACCCGCGAGGAGCTGCGGGCCAAGTTCGCCGCCTCGGAGTGGTGGATGCGGGAGAGCTTCGGCCAGCTGGGCCGCTCCCCCGACTTCATGGCCAACGTCGTGGTCGGCCTGTACGACTACCACGAGGAACTGGAGCGGGAGCGCGAGGGGTTCGGCGCCAACGCCGTCAACTACCACCGCTACGCCATGGAGCACGACCTGGTGCTCACCCACGCGCTCGGCGACCCCCAGATCGACCGGAGCGCCAGCCCCCTCGACGACCCGGACCTGGCGCTGCGCGTGGTGGAGAAGAACGAGCGCGGCGTGGTGATCCGCGGCGCCAAGCAGCTCGCCACCCTGGCCCCGTTCTCGCACGAGGTGCTCGTCTACCTCAACGCGGTCACCGCGATGCGCGGCGCGGAGGAGTTCGTGCTGTGGTTCGCGCTGCCGATGAACGCCAAGGGCCTGAAGATCCTCTGCCGCGAGCCGCTGGGCGAGCGCGGCAACGGGCACAGCCACCCGCTCGGCCTCCGCTACGACGAGCAGGACGCCATGCTGTTCTTCGACGACGTGGAGATCCCCTGGGAGCGGCTGTTCCTGCTGGAGAACAACCTGCTGGCCGTCAAGGGGCTGAGCCGCCTCAACGCCTGGAGCATGCAGAGCACGCACATCCGCTTCCACGAGCGGCTCAAGCTGTTCGTCTCCGTGGCCGCCATGCTGGCCGAGAGCATCGGCGTCAACGCCTTCCGCGGCATCCAGGAGAACGTCGGCGAGCTGATCTCCTACGCCGAGACGCTGCGGCTCGGCATCGCCGGCGCCGAGGCGTCGGCCGTGACCACCCCGGGCGGGCTGCTGGCCCCGGCGCCGAGCTACGGCCTGGGCTTCTGGTCGGCCGACGTCTCGGCCCGGGTGGTGGAGCTGGTGCGCCGCATCGGCGCGTCGGGGCTCATCATGCAGCCCACCGAGGCCGACCTGGCCTCCCCCGAGCTGCGGCCGTTCCTGGAGAAGTACATGCGCGGCCACGACATCGACGTGGACCGCAAGGCCCGGCTGTTCCGGGTGGCGTGGGAGCTGGTCGGCGACGGCTTCGGCAGCCGCCAGGAGCTCTACGAGTACCTGCACCGGGGCGACCCGGGCGCGGGCCGCACCCGCCTGCTGCGCACCTATGACCGCTCCGAGGTGGACGCCCGCCTGACCGAGCTGATCTCCGCCCCGCTGCACGCCTGA
- a CDS encoding amidohydrolase family protein, translating into MIIDVHGHVTAPNELYAWKANLLSHRGAHGGKAPAISDDRIREVHHEPHPSFGNVSHLDHIDGAGVDVQLISPRPYQMMHSEQPAKIVRWFTEETNNIIHRTGELFDGRFRGVAGLPQSPDLKPEEWVGELRRTVTELGFVGALLNPDPHEGAAVPPALGDRYWYPVYEALCELDVPALIHAAGCRPPAREPYSLHFIQEETVAIWSLLSSDVLKDFPDLKIVVSHGGGAVPYQVGRFLPSGVRAGGTPYLDKLRRLWFDTCLYTQEAIELLVKVVGVERCLFGTEKPGTGSQRNQENGRWFDDIHLLVRDIDWFTEDDREAIFHKNAAALFRL; encoded by the coding sequence ATGATCATCGACGTGCACGGTCACGTGACCGCGCCCAACGAGCTGTACGCCTGGAAGGCCAACCTTCTCTCGCACCGCGGCGCGCACGGCGGCAAGGCGCCGGCCATCAGCGACGACCGCATCCGCGAGGTCCACCACGAGCCGCACCCGAGCTTCGGCAACGTCTCGCACCTCGACCACATCGACGGCGCCGGGGTGGACGTGCAGCTCATCTCCCCGCGCCCGTACCAGATGATGCACAGCGAGCAGCCCGCCAAGATCGTGCGCTGGTTCACCGAGGAGACCAACAACATCATCCACCGCACCGGCGAGCTGTTCGACGGCCGCTTCCGCGGCGTCGCCGGCCTGCCGCAGTCGCCGGACCTCAAGCCGGAGGAGTGGGTGGGCGAGCTCCGCCGCACCGTCACCGAGCTGGGGTTCGTGGGCGCGCTGCTCAACCCCGACCCGCACGAGGGCGCGGCCGTGCCGCCCGCCCTGGGCGACCGGTACTGGTATCCGGTCTACGAGGCGCTGTGCGAGCTGGACGTGCCGGCCCTCATCCACGCGGCCGGCTGCCGCCCGCCCGCGCGCGAGCCGTACAGCCTGCACTTCATCCAGGAGGAGACGGTCGCGATCTGGAGCCTGCTGTCCTCCGACGTGCTCAAGGACTTCCCCGACCTGAAGATCGTCGTCTCGCACGGCGGCGGGGCCGTCCCCTACCAGGTGGGCCGCTTCCTGCCCTCCGGGGTGCGCGCGGGCGGCACGCCGTACCTCGACAAGCTGCGCCGCCTGTGGTTCGACACCTGCCTCTACACCCAGGAGGCCATCGAGCTGCTGGTCAAGGTCGTCGGAGTGGAACGCTGCCTGTTCGGCACCGAGAAGCCCGGCACCGGGTCGCAGCGCAACCAGGAGAACGGCCGCTGGTTCGACGACATCCACCTGCTGGTCCGCGACATCGACTGGTTCACCGAGGACGACCGGGAGGCGATCTTCCACAAGAACGCCGCCGCGCTGTTCCGGCTCTGA
- a CDS encoding RraA family protein has product MSDLDRLRALDACAVSDALDTLGLPGAVTGLAPMWPAGRVMAGRVRTVKAAPKSGAGPATHIATPLVAIAEPGDVVVIDNHGRTDVSCWGGLLAEAAGQRGVAGVIVDGACRDVQDCEALDLPLFARAAVTVSARGRIVQEDMDVPVQIGGVRVCGGDYVIADRNGVVFVPAADLGRVLDLAGRIAAREAAMAEAVRSGRGVVEVMHDSQFPTITPEVTS; this is encoded by the coding sequence ATGAGCGACCTCGACCGGCTGCGCGCCCTCGACGCGTGCGCCGTCTCCGACGCCCTGGACACCCTCGGCCTGCCCGGCGCGGTCACCGGCCTGGCCCCGATGTGGCCGGCCGGCCGCGTCATGGCCGGCCGGGTGCGCACCGTCAAGGCCGCGCCCAAGTCCGGCGCCGGTCCCGCCACACACATCGCCACTCCCTTGGTCGCGATCGCCGAGCCCGGCGACGTGGTCGTCATCGACAACCACGGCCGCACGGACGTCTCCTGCTGGGGCGGCCTGCTGGCCGAGGCCGCCGGGCAGCGCGGCGTGGCCGGGGTGATCGTCGACGGCGCCTGCCGCGACGTCCAGGACTGCGAGGCCCTGGACCTGCCGCTGTTCGCCCGCGCGGCGGTGACCGTCAGCGCCAGGGGCCGCATCGTGCAGGAGGACATGGACGTCCCCGTGCAGATCGGCGGAGTGCGGGTGTGCGGCGGCGACTACGTGATCGCCGACCGCAACGGCGTCGTCTTCGTGCCCGCGGCCGACCTCGGGCGCGTGCTGGACCTGGCCGGGCGGATCGCCGCGCGCGAGGCCGCCATGGCCGAGGCCGTGCGCTCCGGCCGCGGCGTCGTCGAGGTCATGCACGACTCCCAGTTCCCCACGATCACCCCGGAGGTGACCTCATGA